A single Coregonus clupeaformis isolate EN_2021a chromosome 39, ASM2061545v1, whole genome shotgun sequence DNA region contains:
- the LOC121557880 gene encoding endonuclease domain-containing 1 protein-like, which produces MSFLPPRPEEGDVLPASKTCLRKCWVGKFSEVKECSDFFLEGTTPNLPGILVDGTVQDPNRYKLICQKYKNSYRFATLYDTTNKIPVFSAYTFTGPPPKGRPNQPWMIEPQVVNSFDPNCRDFFLNGTTPNITNIFVGGRVQIQNQNPDRYKLICQKYNNKYRFATLYDTTNKIPVFSAYTYTGYIKGKKRNKWKIEPQLNNINDNSKMILDDGGGPYPNQAGNNDYKEEKKKEEEKEKEKFNRGHLFPFSYAIDQETKDSTFTLTNIVPQVVTFNGGSWEDMECDVRNNIENNCKDDKNIIKAYVVTGAAPSESNKLNNRVNIPKLLWTAYCCNNSQGQWVAEAHWGVNKEEKNGPPLVSKTLAKLYEKLSEHYPGVQVFPDECSADNPTALRLVGGDVHDHCVYDDECVCSSVGIKGHYLPVVLFSVLVMRML; this is translated from the exons atgtccttcctgcctccaagaccagaagagggtgatgtccttcctgcctccaagacctGCCTCAGAAAGTGCTGGG TGGGGAAGTTCAGCGAAGTTAAAGAGTGCAGTGATTTCTTCCTGGAGGGGACAACTCCAAATCTCCCGGGTATTTTGGTTGATGGGACAGTCCAGGACCCGAACCGCTACAAGCTGATTTGCCAGAAGTACAAGAACAGCTACAGGTTTGCAACTCTCTACGACACGACCAACAAGATCCCTGTGTTCTCAGCCTACACCTTCACTGGTCCTCCTCCTAAAGGCAGACCAAATCAACCCTGGATGATCGAGCCCCAG gtggtgaacagtttcGATCCAAACTGCCGTGATTTCTTCCTGAATGGGACAACTCCAAATATCACGAATATCTTTGTTGGTGGGAGAGTCCAGATCCAGAACCAGAACCCGGACCGCTACAAACTGATTTGCCAGAAGTACAATAACAAATACAGGTTTGCAACTCTCTACGACACGACCAACAAGATCCCTGTGTTCTCAGCCTACACCTACACTGGTTATATTAAGGGCAAAAAACGAAATAAATGGAAGATTGAGCCCCAG CTCAACAACATAAACGACAACAGCAAAATGATATTGGATGATGGAGGAGGTCCATATCCAAACCAGGCTGGGAACAACGACTATAaagaagagaaaaaaaaagaagaagaaaaagaaaaagaaaagttTAACAGAGGTCACCTCTTCCCATTTTCATATGCGATTGACCAAGAAACTAAGGACTCCACCTTTACCCTGACCAACATCGTTCCCCAGGTGGTGACCTTCAACGGGGGCAGCTGGGAGGATATGGAGTGTGACGTCAGAAATAATATTGAGAATAACTGTAAGGATGATAAAAACATCATAAAGGCCTATGTGGTGACTGGAGCAGCGCCCAGTGAGAGCAACAAACTGAACAACCGAGTGAACATCCCGAAGCTCCTGTGGACAGCCTACTGCTGTAACAACAGCCAGGGACAGTGGGTGGCCGAAGCACACTGGGGTGTGAACAAAGAGGAGAAGAATGGGCCGCCATTGGTCTCTAAAACCTTGGCAAAGCTGTATGAGAAGTTGAGCGAGCACTACCCAGGTGTCCAGGTGTTCCCAGATGAGTGTTCAGCTGATAATCCGACAGCGCTTCGCCTCGTGGGTGGGGATGTACATGATCACTGTGTCTATGATGATGAATGTGTCTGTTCCTCTGTGGGGATCAAAGGTCATTACCTACCTGTTGTATTGTTTTCTGTGCTGGTGATGAGGATGTTGTAA